One genomic window of Manihot esculenta cultivar AM560-2 chromosome 16, M.esculenta_v8, whole genome shotgun sequence includes the following:
- the LOC110604085 gene encoding translation machinery-associated protein 22 gives MAEKPQPVRVLYCLVCSLPAEYCEFGPDFEKCKPWLIQNAPDLYPGLIKETNAKEADKVAEQLQSAGISSSSGDGATPSGVTSAPKEEVKRLPGGKIKKKEKQEVVIEKVTRNKRKCITTVKGLDLFGVKLSDASKKLGKKFATGASVVKGPTEKEQIDVQGDISYDIVDFITETWPDVPEAAIYFIEDGKKVPAA, from the exons ATGGCGGAGAAACCCCAACCTGTTCGCGTACTGTACTGTCTAGTTTGCAGTTTACCCGCCGAGTACTGTGAATTTGGCCCCGATTTCGAAAAATGCAAGCCCTGGTTGATCCAAAACGCCCCTGACCTTTACCCCGGTCTCATCAAAG AGACCAACGCCAAGGAAGCGGACAAGGTCGCCGAGCAGTTACAATCCGCCGGCATCTCATCCAGCAGCGGTGACGGTGCTACTCCTTCAG GGGTTACTTCTGCACCTAAGGAAGAAGTAAAACGTCTTCCTGGAGGGAAGATAAAGAAGAAA GAGAAGCAAGAAGTTGTTATAGAAAAGGTCACACGCAACAAGCGGAAATGTATCACCACTGTTAAAGGACTGGACCTGTTTG GTGTTAAACTTAGTGATGCATCTAAAAAACTTGGGAAAAAGTTTGCTACTGGAGCCTCTGTTGTTAAG GGTCCAACTGAGAAGGAGCAGATTGATGTTCAAGGAGACATATCCTATGACATTGTGGACTTCATTACAGAGACCTGGCCTGAT GTCCCAGAAgctgcaatttattttattgaagaTGGTAAGAAGGTCCCAGCTGCTTGA